A genomic stretch from Bos mutus isolate GX-2022 chromosome 4, NWIPB_WYAK_1.1, whole genome shotgun sequence includes:
- the PRSS58 gene encoding serine protease 58 encodes MNLILLWALLNLPVALTFDPNFKDAITPPYLIYLKSDYLPCVGVLIHPLWVITAANCNLPRLQLILGVTKPSNIDEEKYVQVVGYEKMIHHPQFSITSIEHNLMLIKLQTHIELNNYVKIVSLPEEPAAEDDTCTVSTWAYNLCDHYKDPDSLQNVNISVISKVECLKAYKYMHIRDSMMCVGIVPGRRQPCKEVTAAPAVCNGVLQGILTFADGCVLRADVGIYTRIINYIPWIENTIQNN; translated from the exons ATGAATTTAATCCTTCTGTGGGCTCTCTTGAACCTGCCTG TTGCTTTGACCTTTGATCCAAACTTCAAAGACGCCATCACTCCCCCCTACCTGATCTACTTGAAGTCTGATTACTTGCCTTGTGTTGGAGTCCTGATCCACCCTCTTTGGGTGATCACAGCTGCAAACTGTAACTTACC GAGGCTTCAGTTAATACTGGGAGTTACAAAACCATCcaatatagatgaagaaaaatatgtacaAGTGGTTGGTTATGAGAAGATGATTCATCACCCACAATTTTCCATCACTTCTATTGAGCACAACCTCATGTTAATCAAGCTGCAAACCCATATTGAACTCAACAACTACGTGAAAATAGTCAGCCTGCCCGAAGAGCCTGCCGCTGAAGACGACACGTGCACCGTCTCCACCTGGGCCTACAACCTGTGTGACCACT acAAGGACCCTGACTCACTGCAGAATGTGAATATATCTGTAATCTCCAAAGTTGAGTGCCTCAAAGCCTATAAATACATGCACATCAGAGACAGTATGATGTGCGTGGGCATTGTGCCAGGACGGAGGCAGCCCTGCAAG GAAGTCACAGCTGCCCCAGCGGTGTGCAATGGCGTACTTCAAGGAATCCTGACGTTTGCGGATGGGTGTGTTTTGAGAGCCGATGTGGGCATCTATACCAGGATCATTAACTACATACCCTGGATTGAAAATACCATCCAGAATAACTGA